ATGCGAATTTAGCTAAACATGGAATCGACTTCAATGAAGCTCAGAGACTGTGGGATGATTCAATGTTGCTCGAAATTCCCGCCAAAACAGAAGATGAAGAAAGGTATGTTGTCATTGGCCGTATGGATGATAAGCATTGGACCGCTGTTATCACATACAGGAACAACAATATAAGGATCATATCAGTGCGGCGCGCAAGAAAATCAGAGGTAATCTTATATGAAAGCTAAAGAATTTGATGACAAATTTGATACAGGAGAAGACTTGCTAGAGCAGCTTGATGTGTCAAAAGCCCAGCGTCCTTTACAGAAGCAAAAGAGAATCAACGTAGACATTCCAGAATGGATGATAGACTCGCTTGATAAAGAAGCTCGTCGAATCGGAGTGACTCGTCAGTCCATCATAAAAGTCTGGTTGGCCGAAAGGCTAGAACAGTCAGAATCCTTGGATCGCATCGACCGTTAAACAGGGTAGCGTAAATTACGATCTGTAGGTTTGATAAGCGCAGCACCATCAGACACACATAAATGTTTAATCTGCCTTAGATTTCTTAGTTTTTCTCTCATTGGTTTTGGTTGGGGAGCATTTTTCCGCCTTTTAACTCTGGGAAAGGCTAAGCGGGTAACTTCTTTTCTTGAATTCAGGAGTAGCGCCACAAAACACTCTTTTCAAAAGTAACCAAAAAGTCGCTTTATTCCTTTCGCGCATTCCGTTACTGGATTAAAAAGTGTGTCGAGCATTTTTTGCTAACAGGCTCATTGCTTCTTTTTACGTTTAAAGCGTTTTGTACTTCCCGAGGTTTATATATGTGCTCCTCTTTGGCTTTGGCTTTGGCTTTGGCTTTGGCTTTGGCTTTGGCTTTGGTCGGGGAGCATTTTTCTGTCTTTTAACTCTGGGAAAGGCTAAGCGGGTAACGTCTTTTCTTGAATTCAGGAGTAGCGCCATAAAGTGCCTAAGTGCGTAGGTTGTCT
The window above is part of the Marinomonas sp. THO17 genome. Proteins encoded here:
- a CDS encoding CopG family transcriptional regulator → MKAKEFDDKFDTGEDLLEQLDVSKAQRPLQKQKRINVDIPEWMIDSLDKEARRIGVTRQSIIKVWLAERLEQSESLDRIDR
- a CDS encoding BrnT family toxin, producing MHVFEFDQLKSDANLAKHGIDFNEAQRLWDDSMLLEIPAKTEDEERYVVIGRMDDKHWTAVITYRNNNIRIISVRRARKSEVILYES